A region of Zeugodacus cucurbitae isolate PBARC_wt_2022May chromosome 5, idZeuCucr1.2, whole genome shotgun sequence DNA encodes the following proteins:
- the LOC105208721 gene encoding uncharacterized protein LOC105208721, giving the protein MSIPGCQHIGKLRNECEHVYGSANSYTRRHHEDPDYVDENEWEFIRTFSDQTHKNYLLARHLKATSNGQWKTLQWLMQGDLDAVLDKRMAHKTSRTGARTTKAGECCDDSTRVDKSLFVPLTSYFGPERIEEFVAQKQGTQHLLDFTVKKMKDEKLDVDVHANEIRNIETFPDNDPNRIKYGKKIADMVMNDIETFPDNDPNRIKYGKKIADMLKKRALGTTGFARIDDVHASGIKDIETFPDIDPNRIKYGKKFADMLKKRALGTTGFARIDDDLERVGRKRYGLELERTGAKPAKAGECSDDSTRMDKSTFEPLTSYFGTKRNEEFVAQKQGSLHLLDFAVKKMKDEKLDKYVQAKKIKNIETFPDNDPNRIKYGNTIADMLMKRALSTTGFARIDDVHASEIKDIETFPDNDPNRIKYGNTIADMLKKRALGTTGFARIDEDLERPDTNDRKIFGLDLERTGRVKSMTDYSHRPTAGYYTNYKRNAEKNQMKNYIKTISKFYASVAEPQSIKVDSIERLTQTIEEEFYKTVSYHIPSYGKRDPSKVRLSAVIRKLKSMPGYAAFQAVLYHEPFDRNKPWTWMRTFPKRIPKEYLKRVSENIVNDMKKWKRQQKITALTYSPGKRIIDVAKSKRLQKKRGRRNLKTRNQKEVTDNDVDIVEKQD; this is encoded by the coding sequence atgTCTATACCAGGTTGTCAGCATATAGGTAAGCTCAGAAACGAGTGTGAGCACGTATACGGTTCTGCTAATAGTTATACGAGAAGACATCATGAAGACCCCGACTATGTGGATGAGAATGAATGGGAATTCATACGCACGTTCAGCGATCAGACGCATAAAAACTATTTGTTAGCACGTCACTTGAAGGCCACTTCGAATGGGCAGTGGAAAACATTGCAATGGCTTATGCAAGGAGATCTGGATGCGGTCTTAGATAAGCGTATGGCCCACAAGACGTCAAGAACAGGTGCAAGAACCACTAAGGCTGGTGAATGTTGTGACGACTCAACAAGGGTCGATAAGTCATTATTCGTGCCACTCACGAGCTATTTTGGTCCAGAAAGAATTGAAGAATTTGTCGCACAGAAGCAGGGAACCCAGCATCTTTTGGATTTCACTGTGAAGAAAATGAAAGATGAGAAATTGGATGTGGATGTTCACGCTAATGAAATCAGAAATATAGAAACATTTCCAGATAACGATCCGAATCGAATAAAGTATGGAAAAAAGATAGCAGACATGGTAATGAATGATATAGAAACATTTCCAGATAATGATCCGAATCGCATAAAGTATGGAAAAAAGATTGCAGACATGCTAAAGAAGCGCGCTCTAGGCACTACCGGATTTGCGCGTATTGATGATGTTCATGCTAGTGGAATCAAAGATATAGAAACATTTCCAGATATCGATCCGAATCGAATAAAGTATGGAAAAAAGTTTGCAGACATGCTAAAGAAGCGCGCTCTAGGCACTACCGGATTTGCGCGTATTGATGATGATCTCGAGCGTGTTGGCCGCAAGAGATACGGACTGGAATTGGAGCGCACAGGTGCAAAACCCGCGAAGGCTGGCGAATGTAGTGACGACTCTACAAGGATGGATAAGTCAACATTCGAGCCACTCACGAGCTATTTTGGAACAAAGAGAAATGAAGAATTTGTCGCACAGAAGCAGGGATCTCTGCATCTTTTGGATTTCGCTGTGAAGAAAATGAAAGATGAGAAATTGGATAAGTATGTTCAagctaaaaaaatcaaaaatatagaaacattTCCGGATAACGATCCGAATCGAATAAAGTATGGAAACACGATTGCAGACATGCTAATGAAGCGCGCTCTAAGCACTACCGGATTTGCGCGTATTGATGATGTTCAtgctagtgaaatcaaagataTAGAAACATTTCCGGATAACGATCCGAATCGAATAAAGTATGGAAACACGATTGCAGACATGCTAAAGAAGCGCGCTCTAGGCACTACCGGATTTGCGCGTATTGATGAGGATCTCGAACGACCAGATACGAACGACCGCAAGATATTCGGACTGGATTTGGAGCGCACAGGCCGGGTGAAAAGTATGACCGATTATTCACACCGTCCAACGGCTGGTTATTACACAAACTACAAGCGAAATGCAGAGAAGaatcaaatgaaaaattacataaaaactaTCAGCAAATTCTATGCAAGTGTTGCCGAACCGCAGTCTATCAAAGTAGACAGTATCGAAAGGTTGACGCAAACAATAGAAGAGGAATTCTATAAAACTGTCTCATATCACATACCCTCATACGGAAAACGGGATCCATCAAAGGTGCGTCTGTCTGCGGTTATCAGAAAGTTAAAGAGTATGCCGGGCTATGCAGCTTTTCAAGCTGTTTTGTATCATGAGCCATTTGATCGCAACAAACCATGGACCTGGATGCGGACTTTCCCAAAACGTATACCCAAGGAGTATTTGAAAAGAGTATCTGAGAACATAGTAAACGATATGAAGAAGTGGAAACGCCAACAAAAGATTACTGCCTTGACATATTCCCCAGGCAAACGAATTATAGACGTGGCAAAAAGTAAGCGTCTGCAGAAGAAGCGTGGAAGGCGGAATTTGAAAACTCGAAACCAAAAAGAAGTCACGGACAATGACGTTGATATTGTGGAAAAGCAAGATTAA